From the Rhinatrema bivittatum chromosome 7, aRhiBiv1.1, whole genome shotgun sequence genome, one window contains:
- the CHST8 gene encoding carbohydrate sulfotransferase 8 yields MRLTCMFSFILLFGAAGLLVFIHLQDPAELVHQQMPGLRFNIGLQSPKKDCTSSNQDGKIMGNTADKLLIRNQAESPHPPYQLPTKFQSSNRRQRNVVFLMKDNEKKGIEMNPIRPHKRRKRILIKKSPILIAMNSSTVTLSRLVDHSNNSWKRLYQIQRGRKKLMQDVCSKYKSNSRRVITPYHVSRIFVEDKHQILYCEVPKAGCSNWKRVLMVLNGLASSTNDIQHNTVHYGNYLRRLDGFDRKGISQRLNTYTKMLFIREPFERLVSAFRDKFEHANNYYHPVFGKAIISKYRRNATREALRTGSGVQFKEFIQYLLDVHKPVGMDIHWDHVSRLCSPCLIDYDFIGKFESMEEDADFLLHLISAPHNLTFPRFKDRHSNEERTTNKITQQYFAQLSSSERQRTYDFYYMDYLMFNYSKPFEDLY; encoded by the exons GTCTAAGATTTAATATTGGACTACAGTCACCAAAAAAG GACTGTACATCAAGCAATCAAGATGGGAAAATAATGGGAAACACTGCTGACAAATTACTGATTAGAAACCAGGCGGAATCCCCTCACCCACCATACCAGCTGCCAACTAAATTCCAGAGCTCAAACAGGAGACAAAGAAACGTCGTTTTTCTGATGAAAGATAATGAGAAAAAAGGCATTGAAATGAATCCTATTAGACCTCACAAACGGAGAAAAAGGATTCTGATTAAAAAGAGCCCTATCCTAATTGCTATGAACAGCTCCACTGTCACCCTCTCCAGGCTGGTTGATCACAGCAACAATAGTTGGAAAAGGCTCTACCAAATACAAAGAGGAAGGAAGAAGTTAATGCAAGATGTGTGTTCAAAATACAAGAGTAACAGCAGAAGAGTAATCACTCCTTATCATGTTTCTAGAATTTTTGTCGAGGATAAACACCAAATTTTGTACTGTGAAGTACCAAAAGCTGGCTGCTCTAATTGGAAACGAGTCCTAATGGTTCTTAATGGATTAGCTTCCTCCACTAATGATATACAGCACAACACAGTTCATTATGGAAATTACTTGAGAAGGTTGGATGGCTTTGATCGAAAAGGGATCTCCCAGAGACTCAACACTTACACTAAAATGCTCTTCATCCGGGAGCCTTTTGAGAGGTTAGTATCTGCTTTTCGAGACAAGTTTGAGCACGCAAACAATTACTATCATCCCGTATTTGGCAAAGCCATCATTTCAAAATATCGCCGAAATGCAACAAGGGAAGCTCTGAGGACAGGGTCTGGAGTGCAGTTTAAGGAGTTCATTCAGTATCTCCTAGATGTTCATAAGCCAGTGGGCATGGACATTCATTGGGATCACGTCAGCAGGCTGTGCAGTCCGTGTTTGATAGACTATGACTTTATCGGAAAATTTGAAAGTATGGAGGAAGATGCAGACTTTCTGCTCCATTTGATCAGTGCACCCCACAACCTGACATTCCCTCGATTTAAAGACAGGCATTCCAATGAAGAGCGAACAACAAATAAAATTACCCAGCAATATTTTGCACAGCTATCGTCTTCTGAAAGACAAAGGACTTATGATTTTTATTATATGGATTATCTGATGTTCAATTACTCAAAACCTTTTGAGGATTTATATTGA